In a genomic window of Thermosynechococcus sp. CL-1:
- the aspS gene encoding aspartate--tRNA ligase has translation MRTHYCGDVRLTDVGTTVTLYGWVDRRRDHGGVIFIDLRDRSGIVQIVSDPQRTPDSYAQADRLRSEYVVKIVGRVSKRPADSVNPKLATGDIEIYADHIDVLNTVRQQLPFAISSTENEPVREEVRLRYRYLDLRRERMARNLQLRHRVVQAMRRFLEDEAGFIEVETPILTRSTPEGARDYLVPSRVNPGEWFALPQSPQLFKQLLMVAGCDRYYQIARCFRDEDLRADRQPEFTQLDMEMSFMDQDEIIDLNEALICHIFKTVKGIDLPRPFPRLSYQQAMDRYGTDKPDTRYGLELVDVSDILKDSGFKVFSGAIAQGGVVKILPIPNGNHRISNVRIKPGGDLFQEATTAGAKGLAYIRVRDNGEIDTIGAIKDNLSPEQKATLLDRTGAEPGHLLLFGAGDTATVNKTLDRLRQTIAREFDLIDPTATHLLWVVDFPMFEWNAEEKRLEALHHPFTAPHPADLEDLKTARAQAYDLIFNGYEVGGGSLRIYQPELQRQVFETIGLDETAAQEKFGFLLEAFEFGTPPHGGIAYGLDRLVMLLAGEDSIRDTIAFPKTQQARCLLTGAPSSVEPQQLKELHVASAKPATTTAKTKV, from the coding sequence ATGCGCACACACTACTGTGGCGATGTTCGGCTAACGGATGTCGGAACAACGGTCACCCTCTACGGTTGGGTGGATCGGCGGCGAGATCATGGCGGCGTGATCTTTATTGATTTGCGCGATCGCTCCGGCATTGTCCAAATTGTCAGTGATCCCCAGCGCACTCCCGACTCCTATGCTCAAGCCGATCGCCTGCGCAGTGAGTATGTGGTGAAAATTGTTGGCCGTGTCAGCAAGCGCCCTGCCGATTCGGTGAACCCAAAATTGGCCACGGGCGATATCGAGATCTACGCCGATCACATTGATGTCCTCAATACGGTGCGCCAGCAACTGCCCTTTGCCATCTCCAGCACCGAGAACGAGCCAGTCCGCGAAGAAGTGCGGCTGCGCTACCGCTATCTTGATCTACGGCGGGAACGGATGGCACGGAATTTGCAGTTACGCCATCGCGTTGTCCAAGCCATGCGGCGCTTCCTCGAGGATGAGGCGGGCTTTATTGAGGTGGAAACCCCCATTCTCACCCGCTCGACCCCGGAGGGGGCTCGCGATTATTTAGTGCCCAGTCGCGTGAATCCGGGAGAATGGTTTGCCCTTCCCCAATCGCCCCAGTTGTTCAAGCAGTTGTTGATGGTGGCGGGGTGCGATCGCTATTACCAGATTGCTCGCTGCTTTCGCGATGAGGACTTAAGGGCCGATCGCCAGCCAGAATTTACGCAACTGGACATGGAAATGAGCTTCATGGATCAGGATGAAATTATTGATCTCAACGAAGCACTCATCTGCCACATTTTCAAAACCGTGAAGGGCATTGATCTGCCGCGCCCCTTTCCCCGCCTGAGTTACCAACAGGCCATGGATCGCTATGGCACCGATAAGCCCGATACCCGCTATGGCCTTGAACTGGTGGATGTCTCCGATATTCTCAAAGACTCTGGTTTCAAAGTTTTTAGTGGGGCGATCGCCCAAGGGGGCGTGGTGAAAATTTTGCCGATTCCCAATGGCAACCACCGCATCTCGAACGTGCGCATTAAACCCGGCGGCGATCTCTTCCAAGAGGCCACCACTGCCGGCGCCAAGGGGCTGGCTTATATCCGCGTTCGCGACAACGGCGAGATTGACACCATTGGTGCCATCAAGGATAACCTCTCCCCAGAGCAGAAAGCCACGCTCTTAGACCGCACGGGTGCCGAGCCGGGGCACCTCCTCCTGTTTGGGGCAGGGGATACCGCGACTGTGAATAAAACCCTTGATCGCCTGCGCCAGACCATTGCCCGTGAATTTGATCTCATTGATCCGACGGCAACCCATCTCCTATGGGTGGTTGATTTCCCCATGTTTGAGTGGAATGCTGAGGAAAAACGCCTTGAGGCGCTGCACCATCCCTTTACGGCACCCCATCCCGCCGACCTTGAGGACCTCAAAACTGCCCGTGCCCAAGCCTACGATCTCATCTTTAATGGCTACGAAGTAGGCGGCGGCAGTCTGCGCATTTATCAACCGGAATTGCAGCGGCAAGTTTTTGAAACCATCGGCCTTGATGAGACGGCTGCCCAAGAAAAATTTGGCTTCCTTCTCGAGGCCTTTGAATTTGGTACCCCTCCCCACGGGGGTATTGCCTATGGCCTGGATCGCTTAGTCATGCTCCTTGCCGGCGAAGACTCCATTCGCGACACCATTGCTTTCCCGAAAACCCAACAGGCGCGTTGCCTTCTTACCGGTGCCCCCAGCAGTGTTGAGCCACAGCAACTCAAGGAACTCCATGTGGCTTCCGCCAAGCCCGCAACAACCACTGCTAAAACCAAAGTCTAG
- a CDS encoding NAD(P)/FAD-dependent oxidoreductase: MAGQRILVIGGGAAGFFGAIACATANPRNLVTILEAGATLLSKVRSSGGGRCNVTHHCFDPALLVQHYPRGGKALRGAFSRFQPQDTIAWFEARGVKLKTEADGRVFPVSDDSETIIDCLVQEATALGIRICTRAAVKEMVKVGNEFQVTVAQQPQPLVGDRVLLATGSSSQGYRLAAQLGHTIIPPVPSLFTFHIDDPLLQERSGLSVQPVEATLKLPQQPPLTQTGAILVTHWGFSGPVVLKLSAWGARALAVQNYRGTLVVNWLPHLSLPQIQGELAACRSHTPKRAIANHCPFPLPRRLWSYWTTSVGIPAEQTWAHLSKKQLLALAEALHRGTFAIAGKGAFKEEFVTCGGVALKEVDFKTMASRCCEGLFFAGEVLDIDGVTGGFNLQSAWTTGWIAGQGLAEGSTGTVSAGASTATLS, from the coding sequence ATGGCAGGTCAGCGCATTTTGGTCATCGGCGGTGGTGCCGCTGGATTTTTTGGAGCGATCGCCTGTGCGACGGCTAATCCCCGCAATCTCGTCACGATTTTAGAAGCTGGGGCAACACTGCTGAGCAAAGTCCGCAGCTCTGGTGGTGGTCGCTGCAATGTCACCCACCACTGTTTTGATCCAGCCCTATTGGTGCAGCACTATCCCCGTGGTGGCAAGGCCTTGCGGGGTGCCTTTAGTCGCTTCCAACCCCAAGACACGATCGCTTGGTTTGAGGCGCGGGGGGTGAAGTTGAAAACCGAAGCCGATGGGCGAGTCTTTCCCGTCAGTGATGATTCAGAAACCATTATTGACTGTCTGGTGCAGGAAGCAACGGCTCTAGGCATTCGCATCTGTACCCGCGCAGCGGTGAAGGAGATGGTGAAAGTCGGCAATGAGTTTCAAGTCACGGTTGCTCAGCAGCCTCAACCCCTTGTGGGCGATCGCGTCCTTTTGGCCACTGGCAGCAGTTCCCAAGGTTATCGCTTGGCAGCACAATTGGGACACACCATTATTCCCCCCGTCCCTTCTCTGTTTACGTTTCACATTGATGACCCGCTCTTGCAGGAGCGCTCAGGCCTCAGTGTCCAACCCGTGGAAGCAACCCTCAAACTGCCGCAGCAGCCGCCCTTAACCCAAACCGGTGCTATTCTCGTTACCCATTGGGGCTTTAGTGGCCCTGTGGTCTTGAAACTCTCGGCATGGGGGGCACGTGCCTTGGCGGTGCAGAACTATCGCGGCACCTTGGTGGTGAATTGGCTCCCCCATCTGTCACTGCCGCAGATTCAAGGGGAGTTGGCAGCCTGTCGTAGCCATACCCCGAAGCGAGCGATCGCTAACCATTGTCCCTTTCCGCTGCCGCGCCGCCTCTGGAGTTACTGGACAACCAGCGTGGGGATTCCGGCTGAGCAAACTTGGGCACACCTCAGTAAAAAACAACTGCTGGCACTGGCGGAGGCCTTGCACCGAGGTACCTTCGCGATCGCTGGCAAGGGCGCCTTCAAAGAGGAGTTTGTCACCTGTGGTGGGGTGGCTCTCAAGGAAGTGGACTTTAAGACCATGGCCAGCCGCTGCTGTGAGGGGCTATTCTTTGCGGGCGAAGTTCTCGATATTGATGGCGTGACGGGGGGCTTTAACCTGCAAAGTGCGTGGACAACGGGCTGGATTGCCGGTCAGGGATTGGCAGAGGGTTCGACGGGCACCGTTTCGGCAGGCGCTTCCACGGCCACACTCTCTTGA
- a CDS encoding cell wall metabolism sensor histidine kinase WalK, with protein sequence MFTHIRRRLLFFNLLVFAVVLGGFAIAVRVVFVHNLREQLTNRLIAIAQGAAANADIENGQLKIEEHGLPHELKKQAATLEWFDAHGRLLKQQGEELPYIPLNPKVSVAIHTHDPPLQLVTLPILHQATNEIIGYIRISQELDEFNETVWQLDTGLMAGVMIGLLLSAMGSLWLNRQAMQPIEDSFERLRQFTADASHELRSPLMAISSNAEVALKYDEGMRPEDREVLGAIASATDQMTRLIDDLLILARTDCQQPMAMRTINLAETLAQLIQLYKLQAQQQQISLEFSTDPQLLLRGDEAALIRAFTNLLQNALRYTPEGGKVSVTAKRLMHHIHVTIADTGIGIASEHLSKIFERFWRADPSRHYVDGGAGLGLSIVQAVVQSHGGSIDVKSQVGQGTSFTVRLPLSH encoded by the coding sequence ATGTTTACCCATATTCGCCGCCGCTTACTGTTCTTTAATCTCCTCGTGTTTGCAGTCGTCCTTGGCGGGTTTGCGATCGCTGTGCGCGTGGTCTTTGTTCACAATCTCAGGGAGCAACTCACCAATCGTCTCATTGCCATTGCCCAAGGTGCGGCTGCTAATGCTGATATTGAGAATGGTCAGCTCAAGATTGAGGAGCACGGTTTGCCCCATGAGCTAAAGAAGCAAGCAGCAACCTTAGAGTGGTTTGATGCCCACGGCCGACTTCTCAAGCAACAGGGCGAAGAACTTCCCTACATACCGCTCAATCCAAAGGTTTCAGTAGCTATTCACACCCATGATCCCCCTTTGCAGTTAGTCACACTGCCAATTTTGCACCAAGCAACCAACGAAATCATTGGCTACATCCGCATTAGTCAAGAATTGGATGAATTTAATGAGACCGTTTGGCAGTTGGATACTGGTCTCATGGCAGGGGTCATGATAGGACTCCTCCTCAGTGCTATGGGTAGTCTGTGGCTCAATCGCCAAGCCATGCAGCCTATTGAAGACAGTTTTGAGCGGTTGCGACAGTTTACGGCTGATGCTTCCCATGAACTCCGCAGTCCCCTGATGGCCATTTCCAGTAATGCTGAAGTTGCCCTTAAGTACGATGAAGGAATGCGACCAGAGGATCGGGAAGTCCTCGGGGCGATCGCCAGCGCTACGGATCAAATGACCCGCCTCATTGACGACTTATTGATTCTGGCAAGAACTGATTGTCAACAACCGATGGCCATGCGGACGATCAACCTCGCAGAGACCTTAGCGCAATTAATTCAACTGTATAAACTACAGGCACAGCAACAGCAAATTAGCTTAGAGTTTAGTACCGATCCTCAACTGCTGCTGCGGGGGGATGAGGCGGCTCTCATACGGGCTTTCACCAATCTTTTACAAAATGCGCTGCGCTACACTCCTGAAGGGGGCAAAGTCAGTGTGACTGCCAAGCGTCTCATGCACCATATTCACGTGACTATCGCTGATACGGGCATTGGTATAGCGTCTGAGCACCTTAGTAAAATTTTTGAGCGCTTTTGGCGAGCAGATCCCTCCCGTCACTATGTGGATGGAGGAGCAGGGTTAGGCCTATCCATTGTCCAAGCAGTTGTCCAGAGCCACGGTGGCAGCATTGATGTCAAGAGTCAAGTGGGTCAGGGCACCTCATTTACTGTCAGGCTCCCCCTCAGTCATTAA
- a CDS encoding AbrB family transcriptional regulator yields the protein MEKPKPLTGKALLQRLSELGSASRKEAAKLCGYYRVTKSGEVRVDLGKFYEAVLAASGLEVKSSEKEVNGQSGRGRSPSYRVKVHQNGQIVIGSAYTKAMNLKPGDTFKIKQGYKHIHLYLIDPEEVDGVPTE from the coding sequence ATGGAAAAACCAAAGCCCCTAACTGGTAAAGCACTCTTGCAGCGATTAAGTGAACTGGGTTCTGCATCCCGTAAAGAAGCCGCAAAGCTCTGTGGCTACTATCGCGTCACAAAATCCGGTGAGGTGCGTGTCGACTTAGGGAAATTTTACGAAGCGGTACTCGCTGCCAGCGGACTAGAAGTAAAGTCATCGGAAAAAGAAGTCAATGGTCAATCAGGACGGGGGCGATCGCCCTCCTATCGGGTGAAAGTGCACCAAAATGGTCAGATTGTGATTGGTTCCGCCTATACAAAAGCGATGAACCTAAAGCCCGGGGATACCTTCAAAATTAAGCAGGGATACAAACATATTCATCTCTACCTCATAGATCCAGAAGAGGTGGATGGTGTCCCCACAGAGTAA
- a CDS encoding response regulator transcription factor: MKILIVEDDPRIAAPLAKDLRHQHHTVDIAEDGLSGWDYAQATAYDLILLDLMLPRLDGIALCQRLRAVGCQALILMLTAKDTTTDKVIGLDAGADDYLVKPFKLEELAARIRALQRRSRELKPPVLCYGALQLDPASQVVTYDQTVLSLTPKEYLLLEHFLRYPKQVFSRTALLDKLWTFDQEAGEGTVKTHITNLRHKLKAAGCPQELIETVYGVGYRFVPPHV; encoded by the coding sequence ATGAAAATTCTCATTGTTGAAGATGACCCCCGCATTGCAGCACCTTTGGCGAAGGATTTACGACATCAACACCATACTGTTGATATTGCTGAGGATGGCCTGAGTGGCTGGGACTATGCCCAAGCAACTGCCTATGACCTCATTTTGCTGGACTTAATGCTACCACGCCTAGATGGCATCGCCCTTTGTCAACGGTTGCGGGCGGTAGGTTGTCAGGCACTGATTTTGATGTTGACGGCCAAGGATACGACCACTGATAAAGTCATTGGCCTAGATGCAGGTGCTGATGATTACCTTGTCAAACCCTTCAAGTTGGAAGAGCTGGCGGCACGGATTCGGGCACTGCAACGCCGCAGTCGTGAACTGAAACCCCCTGTGCTATGTTACGGGGCACTGCAACTGGATCCGGCGAGTCAGGTGGTGACGTACGATCAAACGGTGCTCTCTCTGACCCCCAAGGAATATCTACTCCTAGAGCATTTTCTGCGGTATCCGAAGCAGGTCTTTAGTCGCACAGCCCTCCTAGATAAACTCTGGACATTCGATCAAGAGGCTGGTGAAGGCACCGTCAAAACCCACATCACCAATCTGCGGCATAAGCTGAAGGCAGCAGGTTGCCCCCAAGAATTGATTGAAACAGTTTATGGCGTTGGCTATCGTTTTGTACCCCCCCACGTCTAG
- a CDS encoding gamma-glutamylcyclotransferase, with protein MTTLRLFVYGTLKPGYQPHEILCRPWLSAHQPALVRGRLYHLPMGYPGLTAEEGWVQGELLIFHDPPPSVLAQLDAFEGYNPNLAPEVNAYHRQEVPVYNLNHQPLGTAWAYMMSTERVRDVNGEWLLEGVWNRPTDLRA; from the coding sequence GTGACGACCCTGCGCCTTTTTGTCTATGGCACCCTTAAACCCGGCTATCAACCCCATGAAATCCTCTGTCGGCCTTGGCTGAGTGCCCATCAACCAGCGCTGGTGAGAGGTCGCCTTTATCACCTACCGATGGGGTATCCCGGTCTGACGGCTGAGGAAGGTTGGGTGCAGGGGGAGTTACTGATCTTTCATGATCCACCTCCCAGCGTATTGGCGCAGCTGGATGCCTTTGAAGGCTACAATCCCAACTTGGCTCCCGAAGTAAATGCCTACCATCGCCAAGAGGTGCCAGTGTATAACTTGAATCATCAACCTTTGGGCACAGCATGGGCTTACATGATGAGCACTGAGCGGGTGCGGGATGTCAACGGCGAATGGCTGCTAGAGGGGGTGTGGAATCGGCCAACAGACCTACGTGCCTAG
- a CDS encoding HEAT repeat domain-containing protein: MISRRHIKLVSLLGLGVYWEYPLGDKKMDHAYFCPACFAEIAADDSICPVCGVNIHQWEQEHPSYEDRLINALKHPNSEARMGSIITLGNRGNPKTATPLTEGALTYSIDVWQAMEIVRSLRKLPDSPEKTTALQMLLDHPARVIREEAAATLTQVTRETCS; encoded by the coding sequence ATGATCAGCCGACGACACATTAAACTGGTCTCACTTTTGGGATTGGGCGTATATTGGGAGTATCCCTTGGGGGATAAAAAGATGGATCACGCCTATTTTTGTCCAGCATGTTTTGCGGAGATTGCCGCGGACGACTCAATCTGTCCTGTATGCGGTGTCAACATTCACCAGTGGGAACAGGAGCATCCCTCCTACGAAGATCGACTGATCAATGCCCTAAAGCATCCCAACTCCGAAGCCCGCATGGGTTCAATTATTACCCTTGGCAATCGCGGTAATCCCAAAACGGCCACTCCCCTTACCGAAGGTGCTTTAACCTACTCCATTGACGTTTGGCAAGCTATGGAAATCGTCCGATCCTTAAGAAAGCTACCTGACTCTCCGGAGAAAACCACAGCCTTGCAAATGTTATTGGATCATCCTGCGCGAGTCATTCGTGAAGAAGCGGCGGCTACTCTAACTCAAGTTACCCGTGAAACATGTTCCTAA
- a CDS encoding carbon dioxide-concentrating mechanism protein — MERRDDFTDLALGLVSAQSFPAIVGIADHMLKSADVLLVGYEKIGSGHCSAIVRGRIADVRLAVAEGAERAQQFGQELSTLVIPRPDPNLEKILPIGSLLAQIASKSRGHRLSSHAVGLLETRGFPAMVGAADAMLKAADVILTAYETIGAGLCTAIIRGTASNTAIALEAGMAEADRIGELHAVMLVPRPLEDLDQSLPLAPALQRELQPLRLPLTLKQKETEPLALQGAAQESVAVEAPAETVPVEPSANP; from the coding sequence ATGGAGCGACGGGATGACTTTACGGATTTAGCCTTGGGACTGGTTTCAGCCCAGAGCTTTCCGGCAATCGTGGGCATTGCCGATCACATGCTCAAATCCGCCGATGTCCTCCTAGTGGGCTATGAGAAAATTGGCAGTGGCCACTGTAGCGCGATCGTGCGCGGGCGAATTGCCGATGTGCGCCTCGCCGTGGCAGAGGGCGCTGAACGGGCGCAGCAGTTTGGTCAAGAACTCAGTACGTTAGTCATTCCCCGACCTGACCCCAACCTAGAGAAAATTCTGCCGATTGGCAGTCTTCTCGCCCAGATTGCCTCTAAAAGTCGCGGCCATCGCCTCAGTAGCCACGCGGTTGGCCTATTGGAAACGCGAGGATTTCCAGCCATGGTGGGGGCAGCGGATGCCATGCTCAAGGCGGCAGATGTGATCCTAACGGCCTACGAAACCATTGGCGCCGGTCTATGTACGGCCATTATTCGCGGCACGGCCTCCAATACCGCGATCGCCCTTGAGGCGGGGATGGCAGAAGCCGATCGCATTGGTGAACTCCATGCAGTGATGTTGGTACCCCGTCCCCTTGAGGATTTGGATCAATCGTTGCCCTTGGCACCCGCCCTACAACGGGAACTACAACCCCTGCGCCTACCCCTCACCCTCAAGCAAAAAGAAACCGAACCCCTTGCCCTTCAAGGTGCGGCTCAAGAGAGTGTGGCCGTGGAAGCGCCTGCCGAAACGGTGCCCGTCGAACCCTCTGCCAATCCCTGA
- a CDS encoding MarC family protein, producing MVNTLFSFMFGILTALFPIANPIGAIPIFYSLTAKNTTKYRLRQARKITFNVFAVLAIFFLVGKFILSFFGISLAVVRIAGGLIVAHTAWQMVVPQPRLTNQEQLEAVDKEDISFTPMAMPIISGPGAIGIVIGFSTRCHQWPEYLGCVLGITLFSFITYFCLILGEPLIKGLGTTGIGALNRILGFLILAIAVQLIADGVITFIK from the coding sequence ATGGTCAACACCCTCTTTTCTTTTATGTTCGGCATATTGACAGCCCTCTTTCCGATTGCGAATCCAATTGGGGCAATTCCTATTTTCTATAGTTTGACTGCTAAAAACACTACGAAATATCGCCTGCGACAAGCACGAAAAATCACCTTTAATGTTTTTGCTGTCTTAGCAATTTTTTTCTTGGTGGGCAAGTTTATTCTCAGCTTTTTTGGAATTTCCCTAGCAGTAGTGCGAATTGCTGGTGGGTTGATTGTGGCACATACGGCTTGGCAGATGGTTGTTCCTCAACCGCGTCTGACCAATCAAGAGCAACTGGAGGCAGTGGACAAAGAAGATATTTCCTTTACACCTATGGCAATGCCCATCATTAGTGGGCCGGGCGCGATTGGTATTGTGATTGGTTTTTCAACCCGCTGCCATCAATGGCCAGAGTATCTTGGTTGTGTTCTGGGAATTACTCTGTTTAGCTTTATCACCTACTTTTGCTTAATTCTAGGGGAGCCTTTGATTAAGGGCTTGGGCACAACAGGCATAGGGGCACTCAATCGGATTTTGGGCTTTTTGATTTTAGCGATCGCGGTGCAGCTCATTGCAGATGGCGTGATCACCTTTATCAAATAA
- a CDS encoding pantothenate kinase, which produces MIGNSRQHWALFSGEHLSRTWHLTSEEVACNPAKDYPGLPCWGASVGSVPLHQVYPTAIAFTLEDIPIPQMYPTLGIDRALALWGALQVYGAPVCVVDAGTALTLTLANDRGEFAGGVILPGVGLMARALADYTAALPYVTLPPEPPPRWGATTTTAIESGLYYGTAAMLHAYLGAFFQAFPQGTVIVTGGDRPFLSELLKTFLDPDRWREDDHLVFWGIRALRNPTVKIEMHPMERIDEFR; this is translated from the coding sequence ATGATTGGCAATAGTCGGCAGCACTGGGCACTCTTTAGCGGTGAACACCTCAGCCGCACTTGGCACCTCACCTCTGAGGAAGTTGCCTGCAATCCTGCCAAAGACTATCCCGGACTCCCTTGCTGGGGTGCGAGTGTTGGTTCTGTGCCCTTGCACCAAGTCTATCCGACAGCGATCGCCTTCACCCTCGAGGATATTCCTATTCCTCAGATGTACCCCACCCTAGGGATTGACCGTGCCCTTGCCCTCTGGGGAGCGCTTCAGGTCTATGGGGCACCAGTGTGTGTGGTGGATGCGGGAACTGCATTAACGCTGACCCTAGCCAACGATCGCGGTGAATTTGCGGGCGGTGTGATTCTCCCGGGTGTTGGGTTAATGGCGCGAGCACTGGCGGACTATACGGCAGCGTTACCCTATGTGACGCTTCCCCCAGAGCCACCCCCCCGTTGGGGCGCCACCACTACCACAGCGATTGAAAGCGGTCTTTACTACGGTACTGCCGCCATGTTACACGCCTATCTGGGCGCCTTTTTTCAGGCGTTTCCCCAAGGTACGGTGATTGTGACCGGGGGCGATCGCCCCTTTCTCAGTGAACTGTTAAAAACATTTTTAGACCCCGATCGCTGGCGTGAAGACGATCATTTGGTTTTTTGGGGGATCCGCGCCCTCCGCAACCCAACCGTTAAGATAGAAATGCACCCAATGGAAAGGATTGACGAATTCCGCTAA
- a CDS encoding mechanosensitive ion channel family protein, which translates to MINGYQRLWRWGAIALITFFLVLLSPWSTVAQVPLPGISQATVAPTPPGVTRIGELEIADVRFDGNTLFTIAAPTVRDRDNPGNAIPVEVRADLIQSNLRRVLQSALEHGRRSPARVDIGVARLNNVLVISARIGQAERTTRLLTVTEADSDYHQLPPETLAQQWRDILQQQMNRAIQERTDTALMSQIQGAVLIFIKVGAGSFVILIVQRFLIRQRKHLQGQLDTVTTQTTEPEWVLPLLPHLRHHFFLKQRIKLISLVRYLLLWGQVALWLLGLAAILRLFPMTRWLSSQVYGLPILWMVVWFGTGLLNQFADLAFDRIRVFWEQNNLLKFADTQRKTLRISTTVEVMRGFKTVVIYLIRLVVILGSLGVPVSSILAVGGFLALAISLGSQNLVKDIINGLLIVWEDQYGIGDVVEIEPYSGLVENLNLRITQLRNAEGQLITIPNSTITKVANLTRTWSRVNLELWVDIETNPDRLLSLLNDLSIHFYKEPEWQLKMLERPEVLGIDQITASGLLVRIWIRTQPGQQWVVGREFRRRVLNLMAAEGIAVGRLHQQLHLARDRNGKNDNDEHTHPFPLES; encoded by the coding sequence ATGATCAATGGGTATCAGCGATTATGGCGGTGGGGAGCGATCGCCCTTATCACTTTCTTTTTAGTCCTTCTCTCTCCTTGGTCAACTGTAGCTCAGGTTCCTCTGCCGGGGATTAGTCAAGCCACCGTTGCTCCCACCCCCCCCGGCGTCACCCGCATTGGCGAACTGGAAATTGCCGATGTCCGCTTTGATGGCAATACACTCTTTACAATTGCTGCGCCAACAGTTCGCGATCGCGATAACCCCGGTAACGCAATTCCCGTTGAAGTCCGAGCGGATTTAATTCAATCGAACCTACGGCGGGTACTCCAGAGTGCCCTTGAGCATGGGCGGCGATCGCCCGCAAGGGTAGATATTGGCGTTGCTCGCCTCAATAATGTTTTAGTCATCAGTGCCCGCATTGGCCAAGCGGAACGCACCACTCGCCTCCTGACGGTGACAGAGGCCGACAGCGACTACCATCAACTGCCCCCTGAAACCCTTGCTCAGCAGTGGCGAGACATTTTGCAACAGCAGATGAACCGAGCGATTCAGGAACGCACCGACACAGCCCTGATGTCGCAAATTCAGGGGGCGGTCTTGATCTTTATCAAGGTGGGTGCAGGTAGTTTCGTGATTTTAATTGTGCAACGCTTCTTGATCCGCCAACGCAAGCATCTACAAGGGCAACTGGACACAGTGACCACTCAAACGACAGAACCGGAGTGGGTTTTGCCGCTGCTACCCCACCTGCGACATCACTTTTTTCTCAAGCAGCGCATCAAGCTCATTAGTCTCGTTCGGTATCTACTGTTGTGGGGGCAAGTGGCTCTGTGGCTACTCGGCCTAGCGGCAATTCTGCGCCTTTTCCCCATGACCCGCTGGCTGAGTTCCCAAGTCTATGGCTTGCCGATTCTGTGGATGGTGGTCTGGTTTGGCACGGGGCTGCTGAATCAATTTGCTGACTTGGCCTTTGATCGCATTCGTGTTTTCTGGGAGCAAAATAATCTGCTCAAGTTTGCCGATACCCAGCGTAAAACCCTGCGGATTAGTACCACTGTGGAAGTGATGCGCGGCTTTAAGACCGTTGTCATTTATTTGATTCGACTAGTGGTTATCTTGGGTTCCTTAGGGGTACCTGTTTCCTCCATTCTCGCTGTGGGGGGCTTTTTAGCCTTGGCCATTTCCCTAGGGTCACAGAACTTGGTGAAGGACATTATCAATGGTCTGCTCATTGTCTGGGAGGATCAGTACGGCATTGGCGATGTGGTGGAAATTGAACCCTACTCCGGCTTAGTGGAAAATCTCAATTTGCGCATTACTCAGTTGCGCAATGCCGAGGGTCAGCTGATTACAATTCCCAATAGTACGATTACCAAGGTAGCCAACCTGACCCGCACTTGGTCACGGGTTAATCTCGAACTGTGGGTGGATATTGAAACCAATCCCGATCGCCTGTTGTCGTTGCTGAATGACTTGAGTATCCACTTTTACAAAGAACCGGAGTGGCAACTGAAGATGCTGGAGCGGCCAGAAGTTCTAGGAATTGATCAGATTACCGCCAGTGGTTTACTCGTGCGCATTTGGATTAGGACCCAACCGGGACAACAATGGGTCGTGGGGCGGGAGTTTCGGCGGCGGGTGCTCAACCTGATGGCCGCAGAGGGGATTGCCGTGGGTCGGCTGCATCAACAGCTGCATTTGGCGCGCGATCGCAACGGCAAAAACGACAACGATGAACATACCCATCCTTTTCCCTTGGAATCTTGA
- a CDS encoding PepSY domain-containing protein — protein sequence MKDSIKVLMTLGVLSAIAIGGSAMALKTQRHISYALVAQTDQKGGYDESDRYEAKNTAEEMQEEAQYRSLAKISPQQAQQIAEAAQGQKAIRVALGAENGSLVYEVRFPNAEVKVDAGNGRILRTELAGQEENDLHEAPLDGSIQVPNSDRP from the coding sequence ATGAAAGACTCAATAAAAGTTTTAATGACACTAGGAGTGCTCTCAGCGATCGCCATTGGTGGCAGTGCAATGGCACTGAAAACGCAGCGTCACATTAGCTATGCTCTGGTGGCACAAACAGATCAAAAGGGTGGGTATGACGAGAGCGATCGCTATGAAGCGAAAAATACGGCTGAAGAAATGCAAGAGGAGGCCCAATACCGTAGCCTTGCTAAAATTAGCCCCCAACAAGCTCAACAAATTGCAGAAGCGGCTCAAGGCCAAAAGGCAATACGGGTTGCCCTAGGGGCAGAAAACGGTAGCTTGGTTTATGAAGTGCGCTTTCCCAATGCTGAGGTCAAAGTGGATGCCGGTAATGGGCGTATCCTCAGAACGGAACTAGCGGGTCAAGAGGAAAATGACCTTCATGAAGCTCCCTTGGATGGCAGTATCCAAGTCCCCAATTCTGATCGTCCATAG